In Comamonas koreensis, the genomic stretch CGCCTGGAGTACCTGCTGCGCCGGCTTGACGTACTCCTGCAGCGCGACACGGACATCGACCACCATTTCGCCATCACCACCTTGTTCGAGGTGATGGATGTAGCCTCCCGCAGCGACCTCAAGACCGACCTGCTCAAGGACCTCGAACGCCAGCGCCAGCAGTTCAATGCCTACCGCGACAACCCGATGATCGCCGTGGACATGCTCGACAAGGTGATTGGCCAGATCGACGCTGCCCACAGCGAGTTGCGGGCCCAGAACGGCAAGCCCAGCCAGTTGCTGATCGAGAACGAATGGCTGATGGCCATCCGCAACCGCACCGGCATCCCTGGCGGCACCTGCACCTTTGACCTGCCCAGCTACCACGCCTGGCTGCATGCCGACAGCAACAGCCGCCGCGCCGATCTGCAAAGCTGGACGGCCTGTTTTGCGCCGCTGGCCAGCGCCCTCATCTTGCTGCTGCGGCTCTTTCGGGATGCGGGTGCGCCGCAGCGCATTGCAACCGTGCGCGGCCAGTTCCAGCAGAACCTGCCCCAGGGCCGCATCTACCAGCTGCTGCGCCTCAAGATCGACCCCAGCTCCAGCCTCGTGCCCGAGATCAGCGGCAACCGCCTGATGATCTCGATACG encodes the following:
- the zapD gene encoding cell division protein ZapD yields the protein MIIYEYPFNERVRAYLRLEYLLRRLDVLLQRDTDIDHHFAITTLFEVMDVASRSDLKTDLLKDLERQRQQFNAYRDNPMIAVDMLDKVIGQIDAAHSELRAQNGKPSQLLIENEWLMAIRNRTGIPGGTCTFDLPSYHAWLHADSNSRRADLQSWTACFAPLASALILLLRLFRDAGAPQRIATVRGQFQQNLPQGRIYQLLRLKIDPSSSLVPEISGNRLMISIRMLQKTDSGQLALTTQDGQYEMVLCA